ACCAGGTAGAACCTCAGTAGATTTATTAGTTTCTGCGTAATTTCTATACTCATCCTTTTCATCCTTGGCAAGTGTGGATGAGGAATTAAGAGATGTATATGGCATAGTGATATCTCTGGGAACGTTAGGTGGGGGATGGGGGGATGGGGAGAGTTCTTGGGATGGGGAGAGGGGAGAGTATTAAATTTTGAATTCTCCTTGTCCCCTTGTCCCCTTGTCTCCTTGTCTCCTTGTCAAGAAAGTCCCTAAACTGCTTGAGCGAGTTGTTGTTGATTTAGGTAGTAATAATGACCTTTTTTGGCGATTAATTCGTCGTGAGTGCCGCTTTCGACTAATAAGCCGCGATCCAAAACCAGAATTAAGTCAGCATTGCGGACAGTAGAGAGTCGATGGGCAATGATTACACTAGTCCGTCCTTTAAGAATTGTTTTTAAGTTGTTCTGAATAATCCGTTCTGATTCAGAATCTAGGTGACTTGTGGCTTCATCAAAAAGTAACAAACGGGGATTTCCCATCAAGGCACGGGCGATCGCTAGACGTTGGCGTTGTCCACCAGAGAGCATTCCCCCACCTTCACCGATTTGGGATTCGTAACCCATTGGCAGTTGCTGAATAAATTCATCAGCTCCTGCATATTTTGCTGCTTGAATAACTTCTTCTACAGACGCTTCCGGGTGCGCGATGGAGATGTTTTCGCGAATGGTACCACCAAACAGAAAGGTATCTTGATCGACAACACCAACTTGAGAACGGAGCGATCGCAAGGATACACAACTGATATCATGACTGTCAATCAATACTTTGCCATCTGTCGGAGGGTATAAACCTAAAATCAATTTGCTCAGGGTTGTTTTTCCAGACCCAGATCGTCCAACTAGTGCCACCATTTGATTGGGCTGGATTTCAAAGCTGAGATTTTCCAGCACGTTCGTCTCACTTTCTGGGTGATAGCGGAAGGTGACATTATCAAAGCGAATGTTACCGTCAAGTCTACCTAAGGTCTTCCGGGGTTTATTGTGTAAGTCTTCTTCCGGTTCCGCTTCTAAAACATCATTAATGCGTTCGGTGGAAATCACGATTTCCTGCAATTCGTTCCACAGCAGCGACAGCCGTTGAAAAGGACTCAACACGTTACCCACCAACATATTGAAGGCAACTAATTGCCCAACGGTGAGATCTCCTTGAATCACCTGCCATGCTCCAAACCACATCAATCCTGTATTCACAAAGGTTTGAATTGCACCACTGATGATTTGTAAGCGATTGCCGATTATCTGAGCATTAAAGCCTTTTTTTACCAAGTTATTCAGTAATTCTTCCCAACGCCAGCGTACTGTCTGTTCAATTGACAACGAGCGGACTGTACGAATTCCTGTCAGGGATTCTATCAGATAGCTGTTTTCTTCAGCACCAGCGTTAAAAATCTCTCTGGAAATGCGGCGCAAAATACTGGTGCTAGCTAGTGCCAGGATAAAAAATGGCGGTACAGTACACAGCACAAATAATGCCATCCGCCAGCTATAAGCGAACATCATCGCCAGATAGACGACCAATGTCAGCATATCCAGCATGATTGACAGTGTTTGACCGGTCAGGAAACGCTGAATTTTCTGGTTTTCTTGGATGCGAGAGACAATATCCCCGACATAACGCGACTCAAAATAGGAGAGGGGCAAGCGCAAGGTATGTTTGATAAAACCCACTAGTAACGAGAGACTAACGCGGTTTGCTGTGTGATCCAGCAGATATTGCCGCACTCCGTTCATGGCAATACTAAACAACCCAAAAACGATCATCCCCGTACCAACGGCGTTTAAGGTGGCAACGCTGCGTTGTACAAGCACTCTGTCTAGCAACAACTGGGTGAATACCGGCGTTACCAGTCCAAATAGCTGCATCAGCACGCTTGCTAGGAAGACTTCTATCAATACCTTATAGTGAGGTTTGATTAATTCAAAAAACTTCCAAAAGCCTGCACTCTCGGCTTTGGCATCTTTTAGTAGTGATGTGGGTTGCAGTAATAATGCATATCCAGTCCAACCGATTTGAAATTCCTTTTTGGTCAAGCTGCGTTGACCAAGGGCAGGGTCGCAGATAATTACCCGCTTTTTGGTTATTTCATAGACGACAATGAAATGCTTGCCTTCCCAGTGAGCGATCGCTGGCAGAGGTTGTTCTGCTAATTTATCGAGGGTAGCTTTCACCGGACGGGTGGCAAAACCAAGGTTTTCTGCTGCCGCTGCTAGGGCACGTAGAGATGCCCCACTGCGGTTGACGTTGGTCATATCCCGCAAGCGATTGACACTAAAGTGCTTACCCCAATAGTTACCAATCATCACAAGACTTGCAGAACCGCAATCTGATGCGCTTTGTTGAGCGTAAAAGGGATAACTTTTGGTGAATCGTCCCCACCAATGCCCCGCTCGCACTTTTGGGCTAGGAAAGAAAGGACGTGATTTTTTTTGTTTTTGTTTTTCTTTTGGCTCTTGTTCTCGTTTGGGAAAGGGAATGACTTTAGCTCTGGAGTCATAAAGCTCAACACTTGACCTGTTCTTTCGTGGCTTTCGCTCAACGGTTGCGGCTGGTAAGCGCTTTTGGTCAGCGACAAATGACTGTAATTCTGGGCAGTTTAAGAGTGCTGTTTGCCAATCAGAATTCTTCAGAATGTAAGCGATCGCGCTGTTCTGAACTTGCCAACTACCTGAAGAAGGTGCATAGATATTGCCCGGTGTCAAGGTATAACCCTGAGAATGCTGTAGTTGCCCTTTATGTAACAGCCACAATTGCGATTGGGATAGTTCTGTACTCACTTCACCAATCTTCAGATTGTGCCGTTCAAACAGAGATAAGGCTTTGAGCATCCCCTCCACTTGAGAAGTATGGCGCGGAAATTGTGAGTTTTGGCGACACAACAGCAGTAAATCCCAAATTTCGGCGCGGGCATTCAGGCGATCGCTTATACTTGGATATGTGCGAAATATGAATTGCAGCGCTTCAAAGGGAATATAGCCAAGCTTTAAATTAACAGAAGCTCTAGCTGCGTAATTTGTCAACTCTTGTTCGGGAAACAGAGTTATCTCACCGAATGATTCCCCAACACAAAGAGTAGTAATTAAGTTATCAGCATTATCTAAAAGTCTGCATTTACCCGCCAGGATAATATAAATTCCCGGTTTTGCTGATGCTGCTTGCCAAAATTGCTTTGAGTCAGGTGGTTCGACAATTTCAATTAATGCCAAACACCTGTCAAGTTCTTTATCGCAAAGCGTTTCACCCAAAACTTGGGTGAGTTGTTGACTTAACTGTTGCCGTGAAAACACTGTTTCCCCCTGCAAATATCACATAATAGTCAAGGGTTTTTGACACTTGACTAATGAAAACGCCAGATTGAAAGATAAATGGAAACTAAGTTGATCTTATTGGCAATTGCAAATCTTAATTCCCCCATCCTTAGAGGAGTGAATTAGTTCTTAACAGGATAATTTTTCTTAAGTGGACTTGAGCGTTTTTTCTGTAAGATTGATGACTAAATAGTGAAGCGATCGCGCGAGATCGCGTCCTGCTCTTATCCAATCGAACATCTAACAGCAATCCAACCGAACGCTATTTCTGGTAAATAACCTAATATTTTAGACATTCGGGTTGTAAATTCACTTCTCTTAGCCAGCAACATAGTTTTTCTCTGACAACTATATTTGGGCTGCAAATTCGCTTTGAAATTCTTTATCCGATCTTGACATCCAAAAGACTTTAACAACTTGCTTTTTTGCAAGTCGTATCTCTCAACAGCCTTGTCTTTAAAGAAATGTTGTGACATAATTTTATCCAGTTGTCATCAACTGTACAAAATGGGCAAGTTCGTCCTTCTGGGCTGTTTCTCTAAGCCGGCAAGCTAAAGTTCTACAGCCCAAAAGCGTTAATTAGTCCTAAAAGGCTAATTAAGTCGTTAAGTGATGTGCAACTAACACCGGGTTTCCCCCCTGTGCTTTGCGAGTCTAGGGGGGTTATTACCGGGTTGTATGATTTGATGCGTCAATCTCCTGTCTTTAATTAGTTTCTCTGGAGATATACAAAGCATCAAAGACTAGTAGTCACATGATGTTGTGTTTCGATAAAGTTCCTCAAGCGAAACCATAGCTGAAAACTTTGCTACATCAGGTGAGGAATTTAAATGCCTTTTTGCCGATGCCAAATCACTATAAATGCATACATAGGCATGAGTGGCAACTCTACTCTATCCTGTTGTCGAATTTTTTCCTCAATCTAGCCTATGAAAGTTTGGTGAAGTAAAACTGCAAAGCGAATTGTTAGCCAGCGGTAGTAAGCAAAGAGTAAGAAAATATGCATGATCCATAGCTGGTGAGTCCCCGATAAACAACAGTAGGTAACAAACGCACCTCAAACGGTGAATTAGTCACTAGTGCAACCTAGAATTTCTCAAGCTTTGATAACTTACGAATTGACGCAAGTGAGAATTGTCTTCATTCAGCCACACCTCATTTTTTGAAGGTCACTTAAGTCTCAAGAGCTTTTATTCTCTTTCTGTATGGTAATGGGTGTATCAAAATCAAATTATGCACTTTTGCGAGAAAAATGAGAAAAAAGCTCAGTAATTGTTTACAACATTAACTTAATATTCAGTAAACACAATAATCGTGTAAGGCGATTTGGGCGTAAATTCACACAATTATTTATCAAAGCCATCAATTCCACGCCTCAGCGAAAAGGTGATGGTATATACATTTTTGGCAATTTTAACATTCCTCCTCAGCAAATAATTATAAAAAAGCTTATTGGAGTCCGCCAAAGGGTTTTATTTTAATTATCTTATTGAACTTTGCACAACAATAAGTGCGTAGCTACTCCTCCAAAAATTTGATGTTGTTAAGGATGATTAACAATCATACGTTTTAAACCGCTCTAGCCATTGAAGATAAAAGCGACTTAGACTAAGTATTAGTACAACAGTCACTTTTTGTTAGCCTACCATGACCTCTGTTAGTAATCACCAGATTCTTATAAATCTGAAATAATTTAAAAGTCAATTTCAGCTAGAAAGCGATAGATTCTTATACTCTGCACTCACATACATCTTCTTCTTAATAGATTTAGGTATATTTAGTCAAGCTCTTCTGACAAAAAAACCAAATCTTTATCGCAATTTTATAATGTTTTCATTTAAATTTAAAATTGTATTTGATATAACTATAAAATTTAAATTTTATGAACTATTTAGTTGTTCAGCATTTTCTAGGTTAGATAGTATAACTCCAAATCTGTTCAAGTCAAACTTTATTTCTTACACCCAATATCGTCCAAGTTAATATATTATAATTAGTATTTATGCATCTATCTAAAGTAGTAAAAATAAAAATTTATTTAACTACCACATGCATACAATTTAAGTATCTATCATAAGTAAGAAAATATTATAGTATTACTCATCAGATTTTAAATACCTCGCCGATGCCGGGGAACCAGGATTAGCTACGCTATCGGCTAAACAAACGAAGTTCTGAACGTCAAAAGTCTCTTGTGTTGGTTTCTCTCCACGTAGGTAGACTAAAGGTTTCTAAGTTTTTAATTGTGAAAAATTAAGCATATACAGAAATGAGAATATCTGGCGCCATGTCGTAAGTCGCGGTAATTGATGAATTACCGCGACTGTATAATGTGCCTTTAAATTATTTTTGCATAAGTCCTAATAAAGTCTAACTCCGCAGCTAGCCACTGCTGAAACATATTATTCATAATTTCTTGATATCTTTCAGGTGATAATTCGGCAGGAATTAACTCTTCGACCATTAAAAGATGATAACCTCGCTCGGTTTTCAGCGGTCCAATCAACTGCTTAGGTATTGTTGTAAATACAATAGCAGCTATATCTGCTTCTATGGAACAACGGTAAACTTTTCCTTCGTAACCGCACTGTTGTCGGCGCTTCTCATCAATATCATAAACATGAGCCGCATGATAAAAACTGATTTCACCTTCTTCAATTTGATAGTAAAGTTCTTGAGCCAGTTTTTCCGAATCAACAATGATTTGATAAAGGATAACTTGCTCAAAACTAAGGCTATTTTGGAAAAAAAAACTTTCTGCTTCTTTAGCAAACAGCGTCTGAGCCAATTTTTGTGATAGTAGATGATTGCGGATTCCGACTTCCCAATCATCCAAACTAATCAATTCATCTGTTAACCATGACAAAGTATCTGTAGCTTTCTCCAAACGCTTTTCACGACGTTGACGATTTACTTCTGCCTCAATTTCCTCTATCGTGACAATAATCCCTCTTTCTTGTGCAGCCTGACATATCACCTTTTGAAACAAAATCTTTTGACAGACTTCTTTGAGACTAATTTCGCTTTTGAGGAAGTTGACAATCTCATTTGGATCAAAAACTAATTTTGAAATATTATTCATCTTTTTTTAATAAATATCATAGCTTTGGCGAAAGCTAATAGGGCATATAAATTATTACCGAGGAGGCAAGTGCGGGAGGAGGAAAGAGAAAGGGGAAAAGGTAAAGAAGTATAGAGTTATTTGAAATTATTCACTCATATTTTCTAACCGAATCTTTCCCCTTTTTTGCTTTTCCCTTTCCCCCTCTTGTTTCATCCATGCCCTATTTTCAATTACCAAAGCTATAAATTGATGACACACTGTTAATTCAAATTACAGAATTTTTCGGAAAATTCTGGAGCTATTTCTGGTCTTAATTCAGATTTAATGGATTGATGCTCATGAACTAGACCGCGACCACGAATTTCTGTTTTATGTTTGCCGACCACTTCTAAATAAGCTAGGTCTTTAATTTTGCTTAAGCAACTGGGTGAAAGATTACCTTCAGACCTTTTTTCGGAAGATGATTTGACGATTTGTAAATTTTCGTTGTGCTGTTGATTTGACCTTATCTGCTGGGTGTTTTCTTTGAGCAATCGATTATAGGTGCGGTAGGGAATGTAATGTAAAGGATTGTACCCGGCGAAACGTAGCATCAACACACAAGCCCAGGAATACTTTCCGGCAAGAATGGCTTCAACTACCTGGTCTAATTGCTCAGGATTAATTGCCTTATTTAATTTGTGACTAATGTTAGTAATGTCTTGATTCATGGTTTTAGGTGTCTTGGATGAAGTAAACCAACTTAACTTTGACTTTGATTTTTGGTGGCAAAATGAAAAGAGCGCTTTTATCAACAGTGCTTTGCGTGCAGCTAGTTGATTAGTTCATTCCGGGATGGATTGGTAGATGATTGCTTTTGTGTGGTCTGACTTGTTACAAAGAGCGATCGCTCTTTTAACTCTTACCCTCAACATCAAGTTTGATTTGCACCTTGATTTTTTTGTTGACAAAATCTGCTGATTGCTAAAGCATTCCTAAGCAATAAAACTAGGCTTGCATCTTGGGGCACCCCGTCAGAGCGATCGCACAAGCGTTTGTACCACTTGCCAAAGTGGCCTCTTACAGATGCGCCATTTTACAGTTTTCTGGTCTTTTAACAAACGCTCAAGAGCCTTTATAGTGTTTTGCAAATGGCTAGTGGTAATTGCGGTTGTTTTATCTTTTGCTAATACCACCTGGCAGAACTTACTTTTCACGGGATCTGGAGAACCTCTCTCCAAACCTCTCTCCTGCTTTTTGAGAGGCTTTGAATTCTCCCCCTTCCCTTTTAGAGAAGGGGGCTGGGGGGTTAGGTTTGGTGTTGGCTTTTCCACATGACCTGAAAAGTCAGCCTGCCAGAAAAGCACCTGCTGACTATCTGTGATGGCAATTTTAACTACTTGCCCGTATTCGTTAATTTCTGTGCTTGCTTGACTTGAGGTTTCGACTGTATTTACTAAAATGATTTTTTCCATGAGCTGACCATTGATGGGAAACTCGACTGTTTGTAATCAAGTTTGTTTACTACTCCTGCCTGCTGTCTGATTTCCTTTGGTGTAAACGCAAAGAACTCAGCCGAAGAGTCATTACAGTTTGAAAGCGGAAAGTCTGAGCGGAGGTTTCCGACGCTCGCGGACTCGCTAACGCTACGCTATCCGTTCCCCGTTCGCGGAGCGTCTGGTGAAGGAGAAGGGGTTGCCGCAGGCATCAGAACTTTCCAAGACAGCTGTTGCTTGGCTGTAAGTCAAAGGTAAATTTTTACCTTTCGTCATAACAGATGACTGGCAGGAAAAAGTCTGCGTGTGGCTTTTGGTAGATACAGCTTTGTCAAAAATGAAAGTTGTGCCAACTCCTAATTTAATTCCTTTTCCCTGATATTTGTATGTATTTAATTTTACAATTAACTTAGGATGGCTTAAGAAAAAACCGATGGTTCTTAGACTGGCGAAGATAAAATCTTTATCTTCAATCGTTAAGAGTGACATTTGTATTTATACTATTTTTTGCTGTTAATGTCATCTGCCATTTTGGCATTTTTATAAGTCAAATTTACAGTTCATCTTGTGAGATTTACTTAAGTGTTGTGCAACTTTCTATTTTGTCCTTTCTTAATTACTTAATAGGGGGTTACACCCCTCATTTAATACTTAATTGAGACTTTTTCTTGGTTGTCTTTATTGTCAAGCGTGCTATTAAATAAAATTCTTAATAAGACGGAAATATAACTGTATTTATGACATTTTTCAAACCAATATTATTGATTATTATAAATAATTAATTTGATAAAATTTAATATTATTGTTGCAGCAAGTTTTGTCCTAACTCTTTGATAGCAAAGACTTTGGCGGTTATGACGTAATTGCAAAATCAGCATAAAAAGCTTGTAAATTTTGCATAAAAGCCAGGAACTAAATATAGATAAAAAGTTGTGTAATGTAAACAGATATGATATAATTTGCTAAGATATAAAAATCAAACTTTATCAATACGATAAAACATCCATAACGAAATTTATGGCAAAAAAAGACGCAGCAAATTAAGCCAGGAAATCGTTACGGTGTTTAGCAAGTTATATAAAGTTAAGTAGTCAATTTAACTAAACTATTCTCAACACAAATATTTTTCATTCAATAGAAAAATAATTTATACCAGTGAAATTACAGTTGCATTTGCTGTTGAGATAAGTGGTAATAAATACCCTTAGTTGCCATTAGTTCTTGATGAGTGCCCTGCTCAACAAGGATACCTCGGTCTAAGACAAGTATGCAGTCAGCATTGTGAACGACATCGAGATGATGGGCGATCGCGAAAGTGGTACGATTCAACCGGGCTAAATTTTGTTGAAACCGACGTTGTGATGCATCTAGAGAACTTGTGACTTCATCTAAAATCAAGATTTGAGGGTTCCTGACAAGTGCGCGAGCGATCGCTATTTTTTTCTTCTGTTCATCACACAGCATCAAACCTTGTCCCACTTGAGTGTTGTAACCGTCGTGCAGCGCTTCGATAAAAATGTGTGCTTCGGCTAACTTGGCAGCAGCGATAGCCTGTTCGACAGTCAACTGCGAGTCAAACAAAGTAATGTTTTCCCAAATCGTCCCCGAAAATAGAAAACACTCTTGCGGCACCACACCTAACTGACTTCGCAACGATTGCAGAGAAACATCAGCAATATCATGTCCATCAATCAAAATCCGTCCGGTGCTTGCAGGATATAAACCAGCCAGCAAATTTACTAAAGTGCTTTTACCCGCACCGCTAGCACCAACAATGCCAATCGTCTGTCCGGGTTTCACCTTAAAAGATATATTTTGCAAAATGTGCCCTTCATCTTGGTTGTAACTAAAAGACACATTCTCAAAAATTACCTCACCCTGAATCGGTGGCAGCACCGATAGCGGTTTTTGAAGATTTTCTTCAGGTACCGCTTCTAAGACATCATTCAGCTTTTCTATGGAAATCAGCACTTCTTGGAACTCATCCCACACTTTCACTCCTGCCAAAACTAAATTGAGGACATTACTGGCAAGCATGTTAAAAGCGACAAACTGACCAATCGTCATTTGCTCGTTCATTACCGAAGTTGCTCCACACCACAATACCGCTGTAGTACCGAGGTGATTCAGCAAATTGCTAATTAGTTGCAAGTTGTTAGCTAGTTTCTGCCCCTGAAACCGCACTTTCAACATATCCATAAAGCGTTCTTGCCAACGCGAACTGATTTCGCTTTCAACTGCTGCGCTTTTGACGGTGGTAATACCTGCGATCGCCTCAACTAAAGATGAATTTTGCGCTGCTGCTGAGTTAGCGATTTCTCGCGACACTCGATTGAGCAACGGATTTGCCGCTAAATTCAATATTGCGATCGCTAAAACAAACAGCACTACCAGCAACGTCAGCGGCAAGTTGTAAAAAGCCATCAATCCGATATAGACAAAACCAAAAAGTGCATTTATAATTGCACTCACAGCATGACGGGTGAGAAACTGTTGGATTTTACGGTTTTCCTGAACGCGGCTGATTATGTCTTCGACTTGGCGAGAAGCGAAAAATTGTAATGGCAACTTTAGCGCGTGGCGATAAAAATTGCCAATTAATGTCAAGTCGATTTGGTTGGCGAAATAGTCTAGAAGGTGTTGCCGGAATGCGGCGATCGCCACACGCCAAATGCCAAAAAAAAGAAAGCTGCCAAAAAGCACATTTAATGTGATGCTGCTTTGCACTTGTTTCATGTCGAGAAACAACTGAGCAAATAAAGGAGTTACCAGCCCAAAAATCGCTAGCAACAATGAAGTGAGAATAATTTTTGATAAAAGGTGGCGGTAATCGCGAAATAACTGCAAATAGCGCGTAGCGGAGATTTTTTCGCTTTCAATCGCTTGGAAGCGTTCTGTGGGATGTAAAAGCACAGCATATTCTGTCCAGCCAGCGGTAAATTCTTGGCGCGAAAGCGATCGCTTGCCGATCGCCGGATCGGAAATGATGACGCGATCACCTTTAATTTGCCAAACAACTACGTAGTGAATTTTTTGCCAGTGGGCGATCCAAGGGTTAGTTTGCCATTCCAACTTACTCAAAGAAGCCCGCACGGTTAGCGTATCATATCCCAACGTTTCTGCTGTTGCCGCTAAACCTGAGAGGGATGCACCGGTTTTGTCTATCTGTGCTAAGTTACGCAAACTGTTCAAACTCAAGCGTTTACCCCAGTATTGGCTAACCATCGCCAAACATGCTGCACCACAATCTGAAGAACTGTGCTGTTGAATAAAAGGATAGCGATGCCATAACGAAGCGATTGACCAAGGTGGGTTTACTTGGGGAAAGTCAGAAAACAGAGCAGGGGGAGCTATTTCTGGAGCTGGGGGAGAAGAGAAGCAGCTTCTTGAGCGAACCCCATACTTAAAAGCTCTTTGTTGATCTGTCTCTAACTCTAAGTTGCTAGAAGACACCAACAAAGGAAATGTTTTAGCCTCAGGGTGTTCTTCTTCGATTTCCTGGTGATTTGCTGTGCCAGTTTGAAGAACTGGCTGCTGATTGGTTAATTGAGGAGCCGAAGAAGCCAATTCCCAATTTTCTCGCGGCAGGTGATATAGTAGTAAATCACTTTCGGCAATCCAAGTTGGTGGCGTCATCGGATATCCCCAGCTTTCTCCCACAACTGGTGGTTGAGTGCCTGATAAAGTGCGAATTTTTCCACTCTTGAGCCAAAAGCGACCTTGGTCATGTGGAATTGCTTCTAGCAAAGATGAGCCAGCATTTATCTTGATTTGTCTGAAGTTGGGTAAAAGTTTTTCTAGTTTTTGGCTTGTTTGCGAGCGAAATTCTGTATGGGTTTTTAAGAAAATCAGCTTTTGTCGCTCAGAAGTTGTTTGTTGTAAATAATCTTTAAGATTGGGTATTTTACTGAACCACGGTTTTAAGTCATTTAGGCTAATGCAAGCAATCAAACCCCCAGTTGAGGCGATCGCTCGATATTGTAAAGATTGATGAAAAAAGAAATCGTCCGCGCCAAAAATTTGCTCTGCCACAAGCAACTCAGTTGACACTTCTCGTCTTTGAGTTGCATCAAAGCCTAGCAATCGCACTTTTCCACTGCAAACTAAGTAAACAACATGACGGCTGTCTTCATCTCCAAAGATACCGTATCTAGTCAAATCGTCACCTAGTTCAAACTCCAGAATTTTCCAAAAAGAGCTAAAGTCTAATGCTAAATTTGTATTACCCGCAACTAACCTCAACAATCCGAGGATAGCCGCATTGCGAGTGGGATGCTGATTGCTTGTATATTTCAGCTCTCCCTGAACTCTTAACGACGAAAAGGAGTTCATGGCTTAATCTTAAATGTTTTAGTAAACTTTTTAACTTAGCCTGAGCGTGCTATTATAGCACCAAAAAAACTGACAATTACTTAAGCGATTGGATTAAGCTTTATTCCAACAGCCTCTGAAAAACGCAATTCATTGTGTTTTTAATTACTAATTGCTTTACTATCATTTTTCAGCAGCTTTTCGTTAAATAACTGTATCAAATCAAACATTTTTTGGCAAAACCAATTACTTGTATCACCAGTGTATTAATTGCCCAAAGAGTGCATTGCGATCAAATTTCGCCTATTTCCGTTAATAGCCCTTCCATACTTTATCAAAATTTTACTTATCCTTTAACCAGAATAAAAAAAAATAACCATCAAGCAAATAACTGCTATAAGTCCTCTTTTAGTTTAAACATAGATTGCAGATAAATGTAATTGAAAGGAAATTTATTTGTGTTGCATTCATTTTTACAGATAAAGTTTTCACGCATCGTGGCTTCACAAAAAAATCCTGATAAAAGCATTTTTTTAACTAAAAAATTGTACATTGTGAACATAATTAATGTGATATTGGTTATAGTTTTGGCTCAATCTAGTAATATTTGCATTTTTTAAACTAGTAATCTTGAGTCTTTCCTTCGCTCAAACTTAACCACTACTCATCTTTTCTATTACTTCTTTAAATAACCGGAAAGTGTAACCAGAGATGTAGAAATATTTTTGAGAAAGATTTACCGCAAGCTAAACTAAAAAACGCAGATATTTAATTATCTGCAAGTTTTACTAAATATCATTTCGTATCTCAGATTACCAAAAGAGGGGAAAGAAAATAAAAATAAAGAATTCAGGACTTACGCAAAAACTCTCTGCAACTCTTATTCCTTCTCCTGCAAAGACGCGGCTGGGCAAACGTGTCCTTCTCCTTCACCAGACGCTACGCGTTGGCGAACGCATGTGCGTGTCGCAGACAAGCCTGCGCTTTGCGCTTACGTGCCTAGCCTGCGGCTTCTGCGAAGCAGTACGCGGTTCGTTATTCCATGAAGGAGTGCGTAAGTCCTATAATTATTTAAATATCCACCCTTCATTGCCCGATAAAAAACAGCTTATTCACCAATAACTAAGTAAATAGCCCAAATTGCCATTGCCCGGAGATAAGTACTGGCACGAAATGTACCAGATGCGGTAATTGCTTCTGGTGTGCGGAATTGCAGACCATTGTCATAAATTTGTTGCACAACAGCTTGCGTCAAGCTAAATGCTTCGTTTTTCATTTTCATTTGTACCAGAAAAGCCGCC
Above is a genomic segment from Tolypothrix sp. NIES-4075 containing:
- a CDS encoding peptidase domain-containing ABC transporter; translation: MFSRQQLSQQLTQVLGETLCDKELDRCLALIEIVEPPDSKQFWQAASAKPGIYIILAGKCRLLDNADNLITTLCVGESFGEITLFPEQELTNYAARASVNLKLGYIPFEALQFIFRTYPSISDRLNARAEIWDLLLLCRQNSQFPRHTSQVEGMLKALSLFERHNLKIGEVSTELSQSQLWLLHKGQLQHSQGYTLTPGNIYAPSSGSWQVQNSAIAYILKNSDWQTALLNCPELQSFVADQKRLPAATVERKPRKNRSSVELYDSRAKVIPFPKREQEPKEKQKQKKSRPFFPSPKVRAGHWWGRFTKSYPFYAQQSASDCGSASLVMIGNYWGKHFSVNRLRDMTNVNRSGASLRALAAAAENLGFATRPVKATLDKLAEQPLPAIAHWEGKHFIVVYEITKKRVIICDPALGQRSLTKKEFQIGWTGYALLLQPTSLLKDAKAESAGFWKFFELIKPHYKVLIEVFLASVLMQLFGLVTPVFTQLLLDRVLVQRSVATLNAVGTGMIVFGLFSIAMNGVRQYLLDHTANRVSLSLLVGFIKHTLRLPLSYFESRYVGDIVSRIQENQKIQRFLTGQTLSIMLDMLTLVVYLAMMFAYSWRMALFVLCTVPPFFILALASTSILRRISREIFNAGAEENSYLIESLTGIRTVRSLSIEQTVRWRWEELLNNLVKKGFNAQIIGNRLQIISGAIQTFVNTGLMWFGAWQVIQGDLTVGQLVAFNMLVGNVLSPFQRLSLLWNELQEIVISTERINDVLEAEPEEDLHNKPRKTLGRLDGNIRFDNVTFRYHPESETNVLENLSFEIQPNQMVALVGRSGSGKTTLSKLILGLYPPTDGKVLIDSHDISCVSLRSLRSQVGVVDQDTFLFGGTIRENISIAHPEASVEEVIQAAKYAGADEFIQQLPMGYESQIGEGGGMLSGGQRQRLAIARALMGNPRLLLFDEATSHLDSESERIIQNNLKTILKGRTSVIIAHRLSTVRNADLILVLDRGLLVESGTHDELIAKKGHYYYLNQQQLAQAV
- a CDS encoding peptidylprolyl isomerase, whose translation is MNNISKLVFDPNEIVNFLKSEISLKEVCQKILFQKVICQAAQERGIIVTIEEIEAEVNRQRREKRLEKATDTLSWLTDELISLDDWEVGIRNHLLSQKLAQTLFAKEAESFFFQNSLSFEQVILYQIIVDSEKLAQELYYQIEEGEISFYHAAHVYDIDEKRRQQCGYEGKVYRCSIEADIAAIVFTTIPKQLIGPLKTERGYHLLMVEELIPAELSPERYQEIMNNMFQQWLAAELDFIRTYAKII
- a CDS encoding HetP family heterocyst commitment protein — protein: MNQDITNISHKLNKAINPEQLDQVVEAILAGKYSWACVLMLRFAGYNPLHYIPYRTYNRLLKENTQQIRSNQQHNENLQIVKSSSEKRSEGNLSPSCLSKIKDLAYLEVVGKHKTEIRGRGLVHEHQSIKSELRPEIAPEFSEKFCNLN